The Brassica napus cultivar Da-Ae chromosome C7, Da-Ae, whole genome shotgun sequence genome has a segment encoding these proteins:
- the LOC106424152 gene encoding pollen receptor-like kinase 2 isoform X2: MESTSLLLISIVSLLFVASDGLSETESLLKFKKSLVIGGASGLDSWNRKNPPCKWFGILCDQGYVWGLRLENIELAGSLDIEALTGLKSLRSLSFMNNKLRGPFPNFKKLGALKSIYLSNNQFDVLIPKDAFDGMGWLKKIHLEHNKFNGEIPVSVAKIPKLLELRLDGNQFTGQIPEFTHKLHILNFSDNALSGPIPNILRTMDPKLFEGNKKLCGKPLLTECYSPCNLSEEPKASSKKKTSKFLYIVAAVVAVILALLIILGLIIVLCRRRRNNQPLMSPDSGSSSLQKRAGIQKEIMGSGCFGASYKTLLSNGSMMVVKRFKHMESAGSEEFQDNMKRLGRLNHENLLPIVAYYYKKEEKLFVSDFIDNGSLADTLHGHRSLEQPNFDWPTRLNIVKGVGRGLLYLHRNLPSLMAPHGHLKSSNVLLSENFEPLLTDYGLIPMINAESAQELMVAYKSPEYLKQSRVTKKTDVWGFGVLILEILTGKLPESFPQSDKESEEDITSWVKSIFKGEWTQELFDQEMGKTNNCEGDILKLLRIGLSCSEVDVEKRLDIKEVVEKLEDLMKEQEGDDDFYSTYASEADGRSSRGVSSEGINLS, translated from the exons TGGTTTGGATAGTTGGAATAGAAAGAATCCGCCATGCAAGTGGTTTGGTATCTTGTGTGATCAAGGCTATGTTTGGGGGCTACGTCTAGAGAATATTGAGCTTGCTGGCTCTCTAGACATTGAGGCGTTGACAGGTTTGAAGTCTCTAAGGTCCCTAAGCTTCATGAATAACAAACTTAGAGGGCCATTTCCGAATTTCAAAAAACTTGGTGCCCTGAAATCAATTTACTTGTCAAACAATCAATTCGATGTATTGATACCAAAGGATGCTTTTGATGGGATGGGGTGGCTGAAGAAAATCCATCTGGAACACAATAAGTTCAATGGTGAAATTCCAGTCTCTGTGGCCAAAATTCCCAAGCTTTTAGAGCTGAGACTTGATGGGAACCAGTTCACCGGACAAATACCAGAATTCACACATAAATTACACATCTTAAATTTTTCAGACAATGCATTATCAGGTCCAATCCCAAATATTCTCAGAACAATGGATCCAAAACTATTTGAAG gcaataaaaaattatgtggtAAACCTTTGTTAACAGAGTGTTACTCTCCTTGCAACCTTTCTGAAGAGCCTAAAGCAAGTTccaagaaaaaaacatcaaagtTTTTGTACATTGTAGCCGCGGTTGTAGCAGTGATACTAGCATTACTCATTATTCTTGGACTAATCATTGTCCTTTGTCGGAGGCGAAGAAACAATCAGCCACTAATGTCACCAGATTCTGGATCATCAAGTTTACAGAAGAGAGCAGGAATCCAAAAAG AGATTATGGGAAGCGGGTGTTTCGGAGCATCATATAAGACATTGCTTTCGAATGGATCGATGATGGTAGTGAAGAGGTTTAAACATATGGAAAGTGCaggaagtgaagagttccaagACAATATGAAGAGATTGGGGAGGTTAAACCATGAGAATTTGCTCCCAATTGTGGCTTATTACTATAAGAAGGAGGAAAAACTTTTTGTTTCTGATTTTATTGACAACGGAAGCTTGGCTGATACTCTCCATG GTCATAGATCGTTGGAACAGCCAAACTTTGATTGGCCAACAAGATTGAATATAGTGAAAGGTGTCGGAAGGGGACTTCTGTACCTACATAGAAACCTTCCTAGCCTAATGGCACCTCATGGCCATCTTAAGTCATCCAATGTTCTTCTTAGTGAGAATTTTGAGCCACTTCTTACAGATTATGGCTTGATCCCAATGATAAATGCAGAAAGTGCACAAGAGCTAATGGTAGCTTACAAATCTCCAGAGTACTTGAAGCAAAGCCGAGTGACCAAGAAAACTGATGTATGGGGATTCGGTGTACTCATCTTGGAGATTTTAACAGGAAAGCTCCCTGAAAGTTTCCCACAATCCGATAAAGAAAGTGAGGAGGACATCACGAGTTGGGTGAAGTCAATTTTCAAAGGAGAATGGACACAAGAATTGTTTGATCAAGAAATGGGGAAAACAAATAATTGTGAAGGAGACATTCTCAAACTCCTAAGGATTGGACTAAGTTGTAGTGAAGTAGACGTGGAGAAAAGGTTAGATATAAAAGAAGTTGTCGAGAAGCTAGAAGATTTAATGAAAGAGCAAGAAGGAGACGACGACTTCTACTCAACTTATGCGAGTGAGGCTGATGGGAGGTCATCAAGGGGAGTGTCAAGTGAAGGAATTAACCTCtcatga
- the LOC106424152 gene encoding pollen receptor-like kinase 2 isoform X1 → MESTSLLLISIVSLLFVASDGLSETESLLKFKKSLVIGGASGLDSWNRKNPPCKWFGILCDQGYVWGLRLENIELAGSLDIEALTGLKSLRSLSFMNNKLRGPFPNFKKLGALKSIYLSNNQFDVLIPKDAFDGMGWLKKIHLEHNKFNGEIPVSVAKIPKLLELRLDGNQFTGQIPEFTHKLHILNFSDNALSGPIPNILRTMDPKLFEGNKKLCGKPLLTECYSPCNLSEEPKASSKKKTSKFLYIVAAVVAVILALLIILGLIIVLCRRRRNNQPLMSPDSGSSSLQKRAGIQKGDKGQYCCHSKKRVAKRMIHTTKLSFLRDDKGNFDLQDLLKSSAEIMGSGCFGASYKTLLSNGSMMVVKRFKHMESAGSEEFQDNMKRLGRLNHENLLPIVAYYYKKEEKLFVSDFIDNGSLADTLHGHRSLEQPNFDWPTRLNIVKGVGRGLLYLHRNLPSLMAPHGHLKSSNVLLSENFEPLLTDYGLIPMINAESAQELMVAYKSPEYLKQSRVTKKTDVWGFGVLILEILTGKLPESFPQSDKESEEDITSWVKSIFKGEWTQELFDQEMGKTNNCEGDILKLLRIGLSCSEVDVEKRLDIKEVVEKLEDLMKEQEGDDDFYSTYASEADGRSSRGVSSEGINLS, encoded by the exons TGGTTTGGATAGTTGGAATAGAAAGAATCCGCCATGCAAGTGGTTTGGTATCTTGTGTGATCAAGGCTATGTTTGGGGGCTACGTCTAGAGAATATTGAGCTTGCTGGCTCTCTAGACATTGAGGCGTTGACAGGTTTGAAGTCTCTAAGGTCCCTAAGCTTCATGAATAACAAACTTAGAGGGCCATTTCCGAATTTCAAAAAACTTGGTGCCCTGAAATCAATTTACTTGTCAAACAATCAATTCGATGTATTGATACCAAAGGATGCTTTTGATGGGATGGGGTGGCTGAAGAAAATCCATCTGGAACACAATAAGTTCAATGGTGAAATTCCAGTCTCTGTGGCCAAAATTCCCAAGCTTTTAGAGCTGAGACTTGATGGGAACCAGTTCACCGGACAAATACCAGAATTCACACATAAATTACACATCTTAAATTTTTCAGACAATGCATTATCAGGTCCAATCCCAAATATTCTCAGAACAATGGATCCAAAACTATTTGAAG gcaataaaaaattatgtggtAAACCTTTGTTAACAGAGTGTTACTCTCCTTGCAACCTTTCTGAAGAGCCTAAAGCAAGTTccaagaaaaaaacatcaaagtTTTTGTACATTGTAGCCGCGGTTGTAGCAGTGATACTAGCATTACTCATTATTCTTGGACTAATCATTGTCCTTTGTCGGAGGCGAAGAAACAATCAGCCACTAATGTCACCAGATTCTGGATCATCAAGTTTACAGAAGAGAGCAGGAATCCAAAAAGGTGATAAGGGACAATATTGCTGTCATTCAAAAAAACGTGTTGCAAAGAGGATGATTCATACCACAAAATTGTCATTCTTGAGAGATGACAAGGGAAATTTTGACTTGCAAGATTTGTTAAAATCATCTGCAGAGATTATGGGAAGCGGGTGTTTCGGAGCATCATATAAGACATTGCTTTCGAATGGATCGATGATGGTAGTGAAGAGGTTTAAACATATGGAAAGTGCaggaagtgaagagttccaagACAATATGAAGAGATTGGGGAGGTTAAACCATGAGAATTTGCTCCCAATTGTGGCTTATTACTATAAGAAGGAGGAAAAACTTTTTGTTTCTGATTTTATTGACAACGGAAGCTTGGCTGATACTCTCCATG GTCATAGATCGTTGGAACAGCCAAACTTTGATTGGCCAACAAGATTGAATATAGTGAAAGGTGTCGGAAGGGGACTTCTGTACCTACATAGAAACCTTCCTAGCCTAATGGCACCTCATGGCCATCTTAAGTCATCCAATGTTCTTCTTAGTGAGAATTTTGAGCCACTTCTTACAGATTATGGCTTGATCCCAATGATAAATGCAGAAAGTGCACAAGAGCTAATGGTAGCTTACAAATCTCCAGAGTACTTGAAGCAAAGCCGAGTGACCAAGAAAACTGATGTATGGGGATTCGGTGTACTCATCTTGGAGATTTTAACAGGAAAGCTCCCTGAAAGTTTCCCACAATCCGATAAAGAAAGTGAGGAGGACATCACGAGTTGGGTGAAGTCAATTTTCAAAGGAGAATGGACACAAGAATTGTTTGATCAAGAAATGGGGAAAACAAATAATTGTGAAGGAGACATTCTCAAACTCCTAAGGATTGGACTAAGTTGTAGTGAAGTAGACGTGGAGAAAAGGTTAGATATAAAAGAAGTTGTCGAGAAGCTAGAAGATTTAATGAAAGAGCAAGAAGGAGACGACGACTTCTACTCAACTTATGCGAGTGAGGCTGATGGGAGGTCATCAAGGGGAGTGTCAAGTGAAGGAATTAACCTCtcatga